A single Lysinibacter sp. HNR DNA region contains:
- a CDS encoding serine protease, with product MRKQLVVGLASVAITLLALTAGAVGAQAQGIEHDGGDTGGNSDVPYVIGGGDARKGEFPFVASVQNKGKHECTGSLISSGSVLTAYHCVREPMDVANLTVVVGRNDLNDKSSGHVRKVELIFADDKNDTAVLYLDKSIDDIYPVKFPTPGTDALLRPGSLATLAGWGNIDPHLPHDPSILQKVQVPLLSQNECAAAWEHVSGMFTDKNICAGRAGIGSCYGDSGGPLFKKIGSDFYQIGVVSRGGGTCAQPGEPGIYASTSVTSFLEDMEQVYPKPEPVTAADS from the coding sequence ATGCGTAAACAACTAGTTGTGGGACTTGCTTCTGTGGCAATTACACTGCTGGCTCTCACTGCCGGCGCTGTAGGCGCTCAGGCACAAGGGATTGAACATGACGGCGGTGACACGGGGGGCAATAGCGACGTGCCCTACGTGATCGGGGGCGGAGATGCCCGCAAGGGTGAGTTTCCGTTTGTTGCCTCGGTGCAGAACAAGGGTAAGCACGAGTGTACAGGCTCGTTGATTAGCTCGGGTTCTGTTCTTACCGCATACCACTGTGTTAGAGAGCCCATGGATGTTGCCAACTTGACAGTGGTTGTTGGCAGGAATGATCTTAACGATAAATCCTCGGGACACGTCCGAAAAGTTGAACTCATTTTTGCTGACGATAAAAATGACACGGCTGTTCTCTATCTTGACAAATCCATTGACGATATTTATCCGGTAAAGTTTCCCACGCCGGGAACTGATGCACTGCTCCGTCCCGGGAGTCTTGCGACGCTAGCGGGATGGGGCAATATAGATCCGCATCTTCCACATGACCCATCAATTCTTCAAAAAGTGCAGGTGCCACTCCTGAGCCAGAATGAATGTGCGGCTGCCTGGGAACATGTGTCCGGTATGTTTACCGATAAGAACATCTGTGCGGGAAGAGCGGGAATTGGTTCGTGTTATGGTGACTCTGGTGGGCCCCTGTTCAAAAAAATAGGTAGCGACTTCTATCAGATTGGGGTTGTTAGCCGAGGTGGAGGAACTTGTGCACAGCCGGGCGAACCAGGTATTTATGCCTCGACCTCAGTGACAAGCTTCCTGGAGGACATGGAACAGGTTTATCCGAAGCCTGAACCGGTAACTGCCGCTGATTCATGA
- a CDS encoding ribokinase, which translates to MQNSRIAVVGSLNADLVVHTERFPQPGETLQGSELAIVSGGKGANQAVAAGKLGGNVTLIGAVGADAHGDFLKQSVARAGVDHTHVRTLDGVATGTAVITVDGRGENTIIVSPGANGQVGRQHLDEAEAAFNDTALVCLCLEINTRTVLDAARRAHAVGARVLFNLSPYAEVPGEMLRLTDILLVNEHEAHSLTGISPSDGGWLAIADALQQHGVAAAVITLGASGSVVITENREIHEISSPRVTAVDTTGCGDAFMGALALRLAEGESLVAAARFASTVASYAATGHGAQASYPTREQLVEFIRGRQE; encoded by the coding sequence GTGCAGAACTCGCGAATTGCCGTCGTCGGCTCCCTCAACGCCGACCTGGTTGTTCACACCGAGCGTTTTCCCCAGCCGGGCGAGACGCTCCAGGGTTCAGAACTCGCGATTGTATCCGGCGGTAAGGGAGCAAATCAGGCGGTTGCGGCGGGCAAGCTCGGCGGCAACGTTACTCTGATCGGGGCGGTGGGCGCCGATGCTCACGGCGACTTCCTGAAGCAAAGCGTTGCGCGCGCCGGGGTAGACCACACTCACGTGAGAACGCTCGACGGGGTGGCAACGGGAACCGCCGTGATCACGGTTGACGGGCGCGGAGAAAACACCATCATCGTATCGCCCGGAGCCAACGGCCAAGTGGGGAGGCAACACCTGGACGAGGCCGAGGCCGCGTTTAACGATACCGCGCTGGTGTGCCTGTGCCTCGAAATCAACACGCGAACAGTTTTGGACGCGGCCAGGCGCGCGCATGCGGTCGGCGCACGGGTGCTGTTTAACCTGTCCCCCTACGCAGAGGTTCCCGGCGAGATGCTGCGGCTCACCGACATCCTTCTGGTGAATGAACACGAGGCGCACAGCCTCACCGGGATATCACCAAGCGACGGGGGGTGGCTTGCGATAGCGGATGCCCTACAGCAACACGGTGTTGCCGCGGCCGTGATCACACTGGGCGCGTCCGGCAGTGTTGTCATCACGGAAAACCGTGAGATTCACGAGATCTCCTCACCTCGGGTAACGGCGGTTGACACCACCGGATGCGGCGATGCGTTCATGGGTGCGCTTGCCCTGCGTCTCGCCGAGGGGGAGTCGCTGGTTGCGGCAGCCCGCTTTGCCTCAACGGTGGCAAGCTATGCGGCCACTGGCCACGGCGCGCAGGCGTCATACCCCACTCGGGAACAGCTCGTGGAGTTCATCCGCGGTCGGCAGGAGTAA
- a CDS encoding exodeoxyribonuclease III has product MRIATWNVNSVRARVDRVVDWLVREKVDVLGMQEIKCRPDQFPRAQFEAAGYHLEIHGLNQWNGVAFASTHEMTDVTTTFDGMPGFGEPVQPTLDGTGPVTDTNNLPLEARALGVTVDGLRLWSLYVPNGRSLDHDHFSYKLEWLRALHRNTERWLTEDPALRLALMGDWNIAPFDSDMGDPSFVPGTSTHISEPERSVFHSFEGLVSDAVRPFAPEGFTFWDYKQLRFPRDEGMRIDFIMASEAFRDQVIAAHIDRDERKGDAPSDHVPVVVDLDLSLSDHDDYESEDDLPMIFG; this is encoded by the coding sequence GTGAGAATCGCTACCTGGAACGTAAATTCTGTTCGTGCCCGTGTGGATCGCGTCGTGGACTGGCTCGTGCGCGAAAAAGTGGATGTACTCGGCATGCAGGAGATCAAGTGCCGCCCCGACCAGTTTCCGCGCGCGCAATTTGAGGCCGCAGGCTACCACCTCGAAATTCACGGGCTCAACCAGTGGAACGGCGTTGCGTTTGCCAGCACACACGAGATGACGGACGTGACCACCACCTTCGACGGCATGCCGGGCTTTGGCGAACCGGTACAGCCCACCCTCGACGGGACGGGCCCCGTAACCGATACCAACAATCTCCCGCTGGAGGCCCGCGCGCTGGGAGTCACCGTTGACGGGCTGCGCCTGTGGTCTCTCTACGTTCCCAACGGCCGTTCGCTCGACCACGATCACTTCTCCTACAAGCTTGAGTGGCTGCGCGCACTACACCGCAACACAGAACGCTGGCTTACCGAAGATCCGGCACTGCGTCTGGCACTCATGGGCGATTGGAACATCGCCCCCTTCGACTCGGACATGGGAGACCCCTCCTTTGTACCGGGAACCTCCACTCACATATCAGAGCCGGAGCGCAGCGTATTCCACAGCTTCGAGGGGCTGGTAAGCGACGCGGTACGCCCATTTGCGCCCGAGGGATTCACCTTCTGGGACTACAAACAGCTACGCTTCCCCCGTGACGAGGGCATGCGCATCGACTTTATTATGGCTTCGGAAGCCTTCCGCGACCAGGTGATAGCCGCCCACATCGACCGAGACGAACGCAAGGGCGATGCCCCCAGCGACCACGTTCCGGTGGTGGTCGACCTGGACCTCTCACTGAGCGATCACGACGACTACGAATCAGAGGACGACCTCCCCATGATCTTTGGGTAG
- a CDS encoding GntR family transcriptional regulator — translation MPTQPVSRDEVPRRSAPSKTVLAAHNTILELIQRGVFPPGAKLPGERDLAETVGVSRGVLRKALALLEESGYLDSSAWRGWFVHTDHVSEPKALRSFTELARAKGLRATARVVGQVLRPSTMLEAEALAISPAAPVIHLTRIRGFDSTPIGVDVSIIPQSRAPELVEANLNDTSLYHTLEHLSHVRVVRSDYAVHAEAVSPEVAQQLDLREGDPVLVGEETAFDLADRPIILGRVTYRGDAYRFEASLFREA, via the coding sequence ATGCCGACACAGCCTGTGAGTAGAGATGAAGTACCCCGCAGGAGCGCCCCGAGCAAAACGGTTCTTGCCGCTCACAACACGATCTTGGAGTTGATTCAGCGGGGCGTGTTTCCGCCCGGCGCGAAGCTTCCCGGCGAACGTGACCTGGCCGAAACGGTCGGTGTGAGCAGGGGCGTGCTGCGTAAGGCTTTGGCCCTGCTTGAAGAATCGGGATACCTCGACAGTTCCGCCTGGCGCGGCTGGTTTGTGCACACCGATCACGTTTCCGAGCCCAAAGCACTGCGCAGCTTTACCGAGTTGGCGCGGGCAAAGGGTCTCCGGGCAACTGCCCGGGTGGTGGGTCAGGTGCTTCGCCCCAGTACCATGCTGGAGGCCGAGGCGCTGGCGATTTCGCCCGCCGCACCCGTTATCCACCTCACGCGAATCCGCGGCTTTGACTCCACCCCCATCGGTGTTGACGTGTCGATCATCCCCCAATCGAGGGCCCCGGAGCTGGTCGAGGCCAACCTTAACGACACGTCGCTGTATCACACGCTGGAACACCTGAGCCACGTGAGGGTGGTGCGTAGCGACTACGCGGTGCACGCCGAGGCGGTGAGCCCCGAGGTGGCGCAGCAGCTGGACCTGAGGGAGGGTGACCCCGTGCTCGTGGGCGAAGAGACTGCTTTTGACCTCGCCGACCGTCCCATTATCCTCGGACGGGTCACCTACCGGGGCGACGCGTACCGCTTCGAAGCCTCACTGTTTCGAGAGGCCTAA
- a CDS encoding FAD-binding oxidoreductase — MSASSSRTNATPNTGEDVTGTVGSTAEGTNINTGGPISTTGFASRSALNREQITDTLSAMLGPEQVDTDESALRAASVDRFKKYTAAHGIFNGPFPSAIAYPRSTEEVAAVLKFANENQIAIVPRTGRTATEGGLEIVIPNSIVLDGSQMNGILSVNPIDMMATVQCGVPLQQLEDVLREQGLTAGHSPQSKPLAQYGGLTATRSIGQFSTLYGGIEDMVVGLEAVLPDGTVTRIKNVPRRAAGPDIRHLVIGNEGALCYVTEVTVKIFPYQPENNRFFGYLVDDFAAGIEALRTLVTAGYRPSVCRVYSPEDAHQHFAHFSEGKNVVVLVAEGPRPLAEATATAIEETFSTIPHVRVKDSLIEEWFNRLNWDQSAIDAEKADMVARSHLGYTTEVSIDWSRVGELYTSVMRRIRSEFPHADDLTMLGAHSSHSYQTGTNLYFVYDYWIRCEPQNEITEYHKPLNAIIVEEALQLGGSMVHHHGIGKYRTAWTSEEHGSAYELLTRVKTALDPNGIMNPGTIFPLAR, encoded by the coding sequence TTGTCCGCTAGCTCATCCCGCACAAACGCTACCCCGAATACCGGCGAGGACGTCACCGGAACCGTTGGTAGCACCGCCGAGGGCACCAACATCAACACGGGCGGCCCCATCAGCACTACCGGCTTTGCGTCCCGCTCCGCGCTGAACCGTGAGCAGATTACGGATACCCTCTCTGCGATGCTCGGACCGGAACAGGTAGACACCGACGAGTCCGCCCTCCGCGCGGCCAGCGTTGATCGTTTCAAAAAGTACACCGCGGCACACGGCATTTTTAACGGACCCTTCCCCAGCGCAATTGCCTACCCGCGTAGCACAGAGGAGGTCGCCGCCGTGCTAAAGTTCGCGAACGAGAACCAGATCGCGATTGTTCCACGCACCGGGCGCACCGCAACCGAGGGCGGGCTGGAAATCGTGATTCCCAACTCCATCGTTCTGGACGGTTCGCAAATGAACGGTATCCTCTCGGTGAACCCAATCGACATGATGGCAACCGTGCAGTGCGGCGTTCCACTACAGCAGCTTGAGGATGTTCTACGCGAGCAGGGACTCACGGCGGGACATTCCCCGCAGTCAAAGCCCCTCGCACAATACGGGGGCCTCACTGCAACCCGATCAATCGGCCAGTTCTCAACGCTCTACGGCGGGATCGAGGATATGGTCGTAGGGCTTGAGGCGGTTCTACCCGACGGCACCGTGACCCGTATTAAAAACGTACCCCGCCGCGCGGCGGGGCCGGACATCCGCCATCTCGTGATCGGCAACGAGGGCGCGCTCTGCTATGTGACGGAGGTTACCGTCAAGATTTTTCCCTATCAACCGGAAAACAACCGTTTCTTCGGGTACCTGGTTGACGATTTTGCGGCAGGAATTGAAGCTCTGCGCACGCTGGTCACCGCCGGTTATCGCCCCTCCGTGTGCCGGGTTTACTCACCGGAAGATGCCCACCAGCACTTTGCTCATTTCTCCGAGGGAAAAAACGTTGTGGTTTTGGTGGCCGAGGGGCCGCGCCCGCTAGCCGAGGCAACGGCCACCGCCATCGAAGAGACATTTTCCACAATCCCCCATGTTCGGGTGAAGGACAGCCTGATCGAGGAGTGGTTTAACCGTCTCAACTGGGATCAGTCGGCCATCGATGCGGAAAAGGCCGACATGGTTGCCCGCAGCCACCTCGGATACACAACCGAGGTATCCATCGATTGGTCTCGCGTGGGTGAACTCTACACCTCGGTAATGCGCCGTATTCGCTCGGAATTTCCGCACGCAGACGACCTCACCATGCTCGGCGCACACTCCTCGCACAGCTACCAGACCGGTACCAATCTCTACTTTGTGTATGACTACTGGATCCGCTGCGAACCACAAAACGAAATCACCGAGTATCACAAACCACTCAACGCCATCATCGTGGAAGAGGCACTGCAATTGGGCGGCTCAATGGTGCACCACCACGGCATAGGCAAGTACCGCACGGCGTGGACGTCCGAGGAGCACGGGTCCGCCTACGAGCTACTCACCCGGGTCAAGACCGCTCTTGACCCCAACGGAATCATGAACCCCGGCACCATTTTCCCCCTCGCGCGGTAG
- a CDS encoding FGGY-family carbohydrate kinase, giving the protein MTSYFVAIDSGSQSTKVLVVDEGGTVHASARIGLKPYEHPSPGLAVHPGDDLWESITSACQTALSRFAGPREKIVGVGLCTIRYCRALIATNGTLVEPVLSWMDKRVGLPHSATHPGVAKLAASSGYITHRLVGRFVDSAAAYQGMWPIDQHSWRWSEDPSAFMRTGMSPEMLCDLVDPGDLLGTITPAAAAATGLAIGLPVFATANDKAVEALGAGLTSPNQLLLSLGTYISSLTPATGYTEGTSYWSNFASRPHQYLAESEGIRRGMWTVSWFRSLLEGASPEDMLSAGILSEGTAPEGTPREGTPARGDRIYEMEALLDAEAAALPPGSDGLFAVLDWLAPAAHPTRRGALLGFSGTQGRAHIYRSILEGIALTMADNAEAMAAELNRSFDTVIVSGGGARSRILPQVMADVLGLSVRSAETDDAAGIGAAICAAVGSGTHPDWDTAVDAMTRLSDPLLPSANAAVYARLRPRHRRVREEIRRLSATLYAEE; this is encoded by the coding sequence GTGACCTCTTATTTTGTCGCGATTGATAGCGGCTCCCAGAGCACAAAGGTGCTGGTTGTTGACGAAGGCGGCACGGTTCACGCCTCCGCCCGCATCGGGTTGAAACCCTACGAGCACCCATCCCCGGGCCTGGCGGTGCACCCCGGGGATGATCTGTGGGAATCCATCACCTCCGCCTGCCAGACCGCCCTGTCCCGATTTGCCGGCCCGCGAGAAAAAATCGTCGGGGTGGGACTGTGCACAATTCGATACTGCAGAGCGCTAATCGCGACTAACGGAACCCTCGTGGAGCCCGTGCTGAGCTGGATGGATAAGCGGGTCGGTCTGCCCCACAGCGCCACCCACCCGGGAGTTGCAAAACTCGCCGCATCCTCCGGATACATCACACACCGTCTGGTGGGCCGCTTTGTCGACTCCGCCGCCGCGTATCAGGGGATGTGGCCGATCGATCAGCACAGTTGGCGCTGGTCCGAGGACCCGTCCGCGTTTATGCGCACGGGCATGTCACCCGAAATGCTCTGCGATCTGGTTGACCCCGGCGATCTGCTCGGCACGATCACCCCCGCGGCCGCGGCCGCAACCGGTTTGGCCATCGGACTCCCCGTCTTTGCCACAGCCAACGACAAAGCGGTAGAGGCGCTGGGGGCGGGACTCACCTCACCCAATCAGCTTCTGCTCTCACTGGGCACCTACATTTCTTCTCTGACCCCCGCGACAGGGTATACGGAGGGCACCTCGTACTGGAGCAACTTTGCCTCCCGACCCCACCAATACCTAGCCGAGAGCGAGGGGATTCGCCGGGGCATGTGGACCGTGAGCTGGTTTCGTTCGCTGCTTGAGGGTGCGTCGCCGGAGGACATGCTGAGCGCGGGAATCCTGTCCGAGGGAACCGCGCCCGAGGGCACACCACGCGAGGGCACCCCAGCCCGCGGTGACCGCATCTACGAGATGGAGGCTCTGCTCGACGCGGAGGCAGCGGCCCTCCCACCCGGCAGCGACGGGCTCTTTGCCGTGCTCGACTGGCTCGCCCCGGCAGCTCACCCCACCCGCCGCGGCGCGCTGCTCGGATTTTCCGGCACGCAGGGCAGAGCCCACATTTATCGCTCCATCCTCGAGGGAATCGCCCTCACCATGGCCGATAACGCCGAGGCTATGGCGGCAGAACTGAACCGTTCGTTTGACACCGTCATCGTTTCTGGCGGCGGTGCGCGCTCGCGTATCCTTCCGCAGGTTATGGCCGATGTGCTGGGCCTTTCCGTTCGCAGTGCAGAAACCGACGATGCCGCGGGAATCGGTGCGGCCATCTGCGCGGCGGTCGGATCGGGCACGCACCCCGATTGGGACACCGCGGTGGATGCCATGACGCGTCTCTCCGACCCGTTGCTCCCCTCCGCCAATGCGGCCGTGTACGCGCGTCTTCGCCCCAGGCATCGGCGCGTTCGCGAAGAGATACGCAGGCTATCGGCCACACTCTACGCTGAGGAATAA
- a CDS encoding ROK family protein: MHTDASRAVLGIDVGGTKTLVGLVDSHGKVLVQEQWPTRNTARAVSDVEHLGTQVERFLRGVCSGHSPLGPVSIAAVGAGFPEYVDARGRLTASEVISWRQQPSRVLEEVLQRVLGDSAGSVPVLVESDVRAGAVGEMLFGAARDLSSFVYVSLGTGLSSTIGSEGRILTGYRGEAIALGEWPVSPGEFELLGAHNLEQYVSGAGLSRRFALLTGEHLITREIASRAAAGPGMERDFLSDAGRALAGALDSIVSFIDPERIVLGGGLGTAPGVLADALDAEFMRLMTRRPGSPALVRAHNGSLSGLLGAAATGWRAVTFNV; the protein is encoded by the coding sequence ATGCACACCGATGCTTCGCGTGCGGTACTCGGTATCGACGTTGGCGGTACAAAAACACTCGTGGGTCTGGTGGACTCACACGGCAAAGTTTTAGTGCAGGAACAGTGGCCCACTCGGAATACTGCGCGGGCCGTGTCCGACGTTGAACACCTCGGCACGCAGGTCGAACGGTTTCTACGGGGTGTGTGTTCCGGGCACTCTCCGCTCGGGCCGGTCTCGATTGCCGCCGTGGGGGCGGGATTTCCCGAGTATGTGGATGCCCGGGGGCGGCTCACAGCCTCCGAGGTGATCTCCTGGCGACAGCAGCCGAGCCGGGTATTGGAAGAGGTCTTGCAGCGTGTGCTGGGGGACTCCGCGGGCTCGGTGCCCGTGCTGGTGGAGTCGGACGTTCGGGCCGGCGCCGTCGGCGAGATGCTGTTTGGCGCGGCGCGTGATCTGTCCTCGTTTGTGTACGTGTCGCTCGGAACGGGGCTCTCCAGCACCATTGGTAGTGAGGGGCGCATCCTGACCGGTTATCGGGGCGAGGCGATCGCTCTGGGGGAGTGGCCCGTGTCTCCGGGGGAGTTTGAACTTTTGGGTGCTCATAACCTGGAGCAGTACGTGTCGGGAGCCGGTCTAAGCAGGAGGTTTGCCCTGCTCACCGGTGAGCACTTGATAACCCGCGAGATTGCCTCCCGTGCTGCGGCAGGGCCGGGAATGGAACGTGACTTTTTGAGTGACGCGGGCCGGGCCCTTGCCGGGGCGCTCGACTCGATCGTGAGCTTTATCGACCCGGAGCGTATTGTGCTGGGTGGGGGTCTTGGTACCGCCCCCGGGGTGCTTGCGGATGCCCTCGATGCGGAGTTTATGCGTTTGATGACCCGTCGGCCGGGTTCTCCGGCACTTGTGCGTGCCCATAACGGGTCACTTTCGGGACTGCTCGGTGCGGCGGCAACGGGTTGGCGTGCTGTTACTTTTAACGTTTAG
- a CDS encoding NAD(P)-dependent oxidoreductase — protein MTIITTPTVGFIGLGSMGSGMTHNLQRAGFPLVITDLNRAAAADLVAAGARWAGTAAEVAASSDLVITMLPTPRHVNEVATSDNGILAGIKDGGTWVDMSTSIPEVTNTIREATASRNLRILDAPVSGMSAGAAAGTLQIFIGGEAQDVTRLRPVFEAMGDSEKILHVGGYGAGYAVKLMINQLWFSHLVATAEVLSVGVRAGVDLGVLRNSLIASPANSTFVERDVLSILERGDYDEGFALALACKDLSLSSDLARSVGVSADLSALVEQIFSRARVSYGDHAGEMAPFQLYEDSIGTPLRFGTPGAEATPGSESTPAAAPVASFTPGSLTAREA, from the coding sequence ATGACAATAATCACAACCCCCACCGTCGGTTTTATCGGCCTCGGCAGCATGGGCAGCGGGATGACGCACAACCTCCAGAGGGCGGGCTTCCCCCTCGTTATTACCGATCTCAACCGGGCGGCCGCAGCTGACCTCGTCGCGGCGGGCGCTCGCTGGGCGGGAACAGCTGCCGAGGTTGCCGCCAGCAGCGACCTGGTGATCACCATGCTACCCACTCCCCGCCACGTCAACGAGGTCGCCACCAGCGACAACGGCATCCTCGCGGGGATCAAAGACGGCGGCACCTGGGTGGATATGTCCACCTCGATTCCCGAGGTGACAAACACCATTCGTGAGGCAACGGCGTCACGCAATCTGCGTATCCTCGACGCTCCGGTGAGCGGCATGTCTGCGGGCGCCGCAGCGGGTACCCTGCAAATCTTTATCGGCGGCGAAGCTCAGGACGTCACGCGTCTACGACCCGTTTTTGAGGCAATGGGAGACTCCGAAAAGATTCTTCACGTGGGTGGTTACGGTGCCGGATACGCCGTCAAGCTCATGATTAATCAACTCTGGTTCTCCCACCTGGTTGCAACGGCAGAGGTGCTCAGCGTGGGTGTGCGTGCGGGTGTTGACCTGGGGGTACTCCGCAACTCGTTGATTGCCAGCCCAGCCAACAGCACCTTTGTGGAGCGTGATGTGCTCAGCATCCTCGAACGCGGTGACTATGACGAGGGGTTTGCCCTGGCTCTCGCGTGTAAGGACCTTAGCCTCTCGAGCGATCTGGCCCGCTCCGTTGGTGTTTCGGCAGATCTTTCCGCCCTGGTTGAACAGATCTTCAGTAGGGCACGCGTCTCCTACGGCGACCATGCGGGAGAGATGGCACCTTTCCAGCTATATGAGGACTCGATTGGTACTCCGCTACGTTTCGGGACACCCGGCGCGGAAGCGACACCCGGGTCTGAGTCAACACCCGCTGCCGCACCCGTAGCTTCTTTTACACCGGGCTCCTTGACCGCACGGGAGGCCTAA
- a CDS encoding SDR family oxidoreductase — protein sequence MDITDFNTGLFSLRGKQAIVTGGNGGLGRAFSVALAAAGADVFVPSLVDDDGTTEKMVTDRGGRYRFMVTDITESGAAERVITRCVEELGGLDILVNSAGINLLDSVTEFGREKWDPMVSVNLTAAFEFAHAAARVMLPQRSGKIINIASLFSFLGGKQSPAYAATKAGLVGFTRAYADELGEFGIQVNALAPGYFATPLTEKTRSDEAANARIIDHIPTGRWGTPADLMGALVFLCSPAANYVTGHTLVVDGGYLVR from the coding sequence ATGGACATCACCGATTTCAACACGGGTCTCTTCTCTCTGCGCGGCAAACAAGCCATCGTCACCGGAGGAAACGGCGGCCTCGGGCGCGCCTTCTCCGTGGCCCTCGCGGCGGCGGGCGCCGATGTTTTTGTTCCGAGCCTCGTCGATGACGACGGCACAACCGAGAAAATGGTCACGGACAGGGGCGGACGCTACCGCTTTATGGTCACCGACATCACCGAGTCCGGCGCTGCCGAACGGGTGATCACGCGGTGCGTGGAGGAATTGGGGGGCCTGGACATCCTGGTCAACTCGGCGGGCATCAACCTTCTTGACAGCGTGACCGAGTTTGGCCGTGAGAAGTGGGACCCCATGGTCTCCGTAAACCTCACCGCGGCATTTGAGTTTGCCCATGCCGCAGCACGCGTTATGCTGCCACAGCGCTCCGGTAAAATAATTAATATTGCCTCACTCTTTTCATTCCTCGGTGGCAAACAATCCCCGGCTTACGCCGCTACTAAGGCGGGTCTGGTCGGGTTTACCCGAGCCTACGCCGATGAACTTGGCGAGTTTGGCATCCAGGTAAATGCACTCGCTCCCGGTTATTTTGCGACACCGCTTACCGAAAAAACCAGGTCTGACGAAGCGGCAAACGCTCGCATTATTGACCACATACCCACGGGTCGCTGGGGCACTCCCGCCGATCTGATGGGGGCCCTCGTTTTTCTTTGCAGTCCCGCTGCCAACTATGTCACCGGGCACACTCTTGTTGTTGATGGAGGATACCTTGTCCGCTAG
- a CDS encoding 6-phosphogluconolactonase — MTQNPYIFATDDDLGHHLAGQIADLMHDAEREGRGFVLGCPGGRTPRSTYAHLAAEVRDRGLSLDRVIIAMMDDYVIPDGDSWQHVPADVHYSCRRFARVEIQEVLNAGARAASARGALASAGGAQVAAGGVLASAMSEVRASAISDDRVWFPNPAAPAEYDRRLADAGGIDFFLLASGAGDGHVAFNPPGSARDSQTRVVELAEQTRIDNLATFPDYGSLDDVPTHGVTVGIGTIASLSKRAAMIAQGEGKRAAVARLSAATGYDPEWPATVYREIAHAGLYVDSAAISSSPPHP; from the coding sequence GTGACACAAAATCCGTATATTTTTGCGACAGACGACGATCTGGGCCACCACCTCGCGGGCCAGATCGCCGACCTCATGCACGACGCGGAACGGGAGGGCCGAGGGTTTGTGCTCGGCTGCCCCGGTGGACGCACCCCGCGCAGCACCTACGCTCACCTGGCGGCTGAGGTTCGGGATCGCGGCCTGAGCCTCGACCGGGTGATCATCGCCATGATGGATGACTACGTGATACCCGACGGCGATTCCTGGCAGCACGTCCCCGCCGACGTGCACTACTCGTGCCGCCGATTTGCGCGCGTCGAGATTCAGGAGGTGCTCAACGCGGGGGCGCGGGCCGCCTCTGCCCGCGGTGCGCTGGCTTCTGCGGGTGGTGCGCAGGTTGCCGCGGGTGGGGTTCTGGCCTCTGCGATGAGTGAGGTGCGGGCCTCCGCAATTAGCGATGACCGCGTTTGGTTCCCCAACCCTGCCGCACCCGCCGAATACGACCGGCGGCTCGCGGACGCGGGAGGAATCGACTTTTTTCTGCTCGCGAGCGGGGCCGGAGACGGCCACGTGGCCTTTAATCCCCCGGGATCCGCTCGAGACTCACAGACGCGGGTGGTGGAGCTCGCCGAGCAAACCCGCATCGATAACCTCGCCACCTTCCCCGACTACGGATCGCTCGATGATGTCCCCACACACGGTGTTACGGTGGGTATCGGTACCATTGCGTCGCTCTCCAAGCGCGCGGCGATGATCGCCCAGGGTGAGGGCAAACGGGCGGCTGTCGCTCGGCTCAGCGCGGCCACAGGGTATGACCCCGAGTGGCCCGCTACAGTGTATCGAGAGATAGCACACGCGGGACTGTACGTGGACTCCGCCGCGATCTCCTCCTCGCCCCCACACCCCTAA
- the fae gene encoding formaldehyde-activating enzyme, which translates to MYIGESFIGSGVNAAHINTVFGARTGPAGTAWASSLASPSAGHVPFVAVLAPSVPVKPLTLFVTKAAPTNDTHGTLIWGPAQAGVAAGVADAVADGTLPGATIEENVVIAAVWVNPDADDADTVYRNNREATARALRNGLIGEPHIDTVLAARHRPHNPFYTAPTGDPFTEKKQ; encoded by the coding sequence GTGTACATTGGCGAAAGTTTTATTGGTAGCGGCGTCAACGCGGCTCACATCAACACCGTCTTCGGGGCACGCACCGGCCCCGCCGGCACGGCCTGGGCCAGCTCGTTGGCCTCACCCAGCGCCGGACACGTTCCCTTTGTTGCCGTTCTTGCCCCCTCCGTTCCGGTGAAACCACTCACCCTTTTTGTTACCAAGGCGGCACCCACAAACGACACACACGGGACTCTCATCTGGGGTCCGGCCCAAGCGGGCGTAGCGGCGGGTGTTGCAGACGCCGTGGCGGATGGAACCCTCCCCGGCGCAACCATCGAAGAAAACGTGGTGATCGCGGCGGTGTGGGTCAACCCCGACGCGGACGATGCCGATACCGTATACCGCAATAATCGCGAAGCTACGGCGCGCGCGCTCCGCAACGGCCTCATCGGCGAACCGCATATCGACACCGTGCTCGCCGCACGCCACCGACCGCACAACCCCTTTTACACAGCCCCCACCGGCGACCCATTCACGGAAAAGAAACAATGA